CGCGGCCGCCACGAGCGCCACCCGGGCCGCCCGCCGTACCCCGGCGAGCAGCAGCTGGATCGCGCAGGCCAGCACGGTCGCGATCCACGCGCCCCGGCTGAACGACAGCACCAGCGGGACGAAGAGCAGCCCCGCGCAGACCAGCGCGGCCGTGCGGCCCCGGCCGGGGCCGCTGCCGAGCGCGATCCCGGCGGCGACGATCAGCCCGTACGCCACGACCGTCGCCATGCCCATCACGTCGGTGGCGCCGAAGGTGCCGACGGCCCGGACGTCCTCGCCCTGGTACGAGGCGCCCGTGCCCGTCAGGTACTGGACGACGCCGACCGCGCCCTGGAGCAGCGCGAACGCGACGAGACCCCAGGCGATCACGGCGAAGTCCCGCCGGTCACGGATCGTCAGGAGCACGGCCGCCGGGACGAGGACGAAGATCTGCAGGTAACGGGCGACGCCCGGCAGGCTCGCCGCCGGGTCGTGCGAGGTGATCGCGGCCAGACAGATCCCGAGCACCGGCAGGCCGAGGACGACGGCCGCCGCTCGGGTCAGCGGCCGGGTCCCGCCGCGCAGCACCCGCACCAGGCAGATCAGGACGAGGAGCCCGGAGGCCGCGTCGGCGACCGTCCCCGTGCCGCCGGTGCCGCCCTGCGCCCCGCCGCCGCCCGGGACGAGCAGCAGCGCGATCACGGCGAGGACCGGGGACAGCGCCCCGGCCCGGCGGGCCAGGGTCCGTACGTCGGCACCGGAGTCCGGGGCGGAAGGCACCGCCGGCGCCGTCACGACCGTGGCCATCCTCAGCTCCCCGTGGGTCGGACGAGCCCGGCCGCCGTGCGCAGCAGGATGCAGACGTCCTGCCAGAGCGACCAGTGGTCGATGTAGTGGTTGTCGAAGCGGCAGCGGTCCTCGATCGAGGTGTCGCCGCGCAGCCCGTGCACCTGCGCCAGACCCGTGAGCCCCACCGGCATCCGGTGCCGGGCCGCGTACCCGGCGTGGATCTTGCTGAACTGGGCGACGAAGTACGGGCGTTCGGGCCGGGGCCCGACCAGGCTCATGTCCCCGCGCAGCACGTTCCACAGCTGCGGAAGCTCGTCGAGCGAGGACTTCCGCAGGAAGTTCCCGGCCGCGCTCATCCGCCGGTCGCCCGCCACGTTCCACCGGGTCGCCGACTCGGTGTCGTCGGAGGGGCGCAGCGTACGGAACTTGAGCAGCGTGAAGTGGCGCCCGTGCTGGCCCACCCGCTCCTGCCGGAAGAGCACCCCGGGACCGTCCGAGAGCCGCACCGCCAGCGCGCACAGCAGCAGCACCGGCAGCGCGAGCGCGAGCGCGGGGGCGGCGAGCACGATGTCGAGGGCCCGCTTGGAGGCCCGTCCGCGCCGTTCGCCCAGCGGGACGATCCGCTGCCAGGCGTACCCCCACATGTGCGCGCCCATCGGCCCGTCCTGCGGCCGGCCGCCGACCCGCCAGGTGGCGCAGCCGTACTGCTGGAAGAGCGCCACCAGGCCTGGGTCGTCGTCGAGGAACACCGCGTCGCGCACGGCGTTCTGGATGACCGCGCGCTGGATCTCCTCGGTCGTGGTGAGCACCGGGAGCCCGCCCTCCGCGGCCGCCCGGGAAGGGCCGCCCTGCTCGGGGACGCCGACGATCCCGACCGGCCGCATCCCGTACTCGGGGTGCTGGGCGGCCGCCGCGGCGAACCGGCGCGCGGCCCCCGTCCCGCCGATGACGAGCGCCGAACGGGGCCGCTCGCGGGCGATCCGGCGCCGCCGCCCGAGCAGCACGGCGCGGACCAGGCACACCAGGGCGACGTGCGTGCCGTACGCGGCGCAGAGCCGCAGCGGCCCGATCGCCAGGGCGGGGGAGTACGCGGCGACCGAGGCCGCCGCCAGGCACCAGGCGAACCCGGCGCGGGAGCCGAGCGCGGGCAGCTCGTCGAGGGCCCGGGTGTGCGCGGCCGGCCGGTAGAGCCCCGCCTGCCCGTCGAGGACGAGGACGAGCACGAGGATCGGCAGCACGAGCCGGAGGTCGTGGTGGGCCGCGCTCAGCACCGACGCGGCGGCGAGGACGGCCAGGGCGTCGACCACCACGAGGGCCGCCACGCCGGACCGCTGACGCACCCGGCGGTGGCGCGGCAGCGCGAGCCGGCCGGGCGTACCGCGGCGCGGCGCGAGGGAGGCGAGGCCGAAGCCCTGGCCCGCCGTGGGCCAGGGGCCCGGCGAGGGGGGAACGCTGGTACTTTCCGTGGTCACTGCGCAATCGGCTCTCTGTGCTCGGCCCCCCGCACTCCGGCCAGTTCGCGGTAGACGTCCGCGACGGCCGCGCCGGTGCGCCGGACATCGAATCTGCTGAGGACGTGCTCGTGGGCCTCGCGGCCCAGGCGGTGCCGGAGCTCCGGCCTCCCGAGGAGGCGGCCCAGAGCGGTGGCGAGCGCGGCCGGGTCCTCGGGCGGGACCAGACACTCGGGCGCGTGGGCGGGCGGCAGGCTCTCGCGCGCCCCGTCCACGTCGCTGACGACGACCGGCCGGCCGGCGGCCATGGCCTCCAGGGGCGCGAGGGCCATGCCCTCCCAGCGGGACGGCAGGACGACCACGTCGGCGGCCCGGTACCAGGGCACGGTGTCCTCGACGGCCCCGGTGAACCGCACCGAAGGACCGGCGGCGGCCCGCAGGGCCTCCTCGTCCGGGCCGTCGCCGACCAGGACGAGCCGGGCCGCGGGCACCTCCGCGAGGACGGCGGGCCAGGCGGCGAGCAGGACGTCCTGCCCCTTCTGGCGGCAGAGCCGGCCCACGCAGACGATGGTGGGCGCCGGATTGCCGGGCGGTCCGTCGGT
The DNA window shown above is from Streptomyces vietnamensis and carries:
- a CDS encoding O-antigen ligase family protein, which translates into the protein MATVVTAPAVPSAPDSGADVRTLARRAGALSPVLAVIALLLVPGGGGAQGGTGGTGTVADAASGLLVLICLVRVLRGGTRPLTRAAAVVLGLPVLGICLAAITSHDPAASLPGVARYLQIFVLVPAAVLLTIRDRRDFAVIAWGLVAFALLQGAVGVVQYLTGTGASYQGEDVRAVGTFGATDVMGMATVVAYGLIVAAGIALGSGPGRGRTAALVCAGLLFVPLVLSFSRGAWIATVLACAIQLLLAGVRRAARVALVAAALGVVLVGGLGIGSEMVEERVASITQVAAAPDQSVTDRYTMWAAAGRMWRAEPVTGVGLKGFPQYRDSNASLALSSGSDTAGAGAAFARQPLLSPHNMYLLVLSEQGLVGLLALAGSWVALLVGALRRQRLGADCALVATGLLVWQLIDFFYADIGGPSTVLMSVVFGLAAWWSLAEVRRA
- a CDS encoding sugar transferase translates to MTTESTSVPPSPGPWPTAGQGFGLASLAPRRGTPGRLALPRHRRVRQRSGVAALVVVDALAVLAAASVLSAAHHDLRLVLPILVLVLVLDGQAGLYRPAAHTRALDELPALGSRAGFAWCLAAASVAAYSPALAIGPLRLCAAYGTHVALVCLVRAVLLGRRRRIARERPRSALVIGGTGAARRFAAAAAQHPEYGMRPVGIVGVPEQGGPSRAAAEGGLPVLTTTEEIQRAVIQNAVRDAVFLDDDPGLVALFQQYGCATWRVGGRPQDGPMGAHMWGYAWQRIVPLGERRGRASKRALDIVLAAPALALALPVLLLCALAVRLSDGPGVLFRQERVGQHGRHFTLLKFRTLRPSDDTESATRWNVAGDRRMSAAGNFLRKSSLDELPQLWNVLRGDMSLVGPRPERPYFVAQFSKIHAGYAARHRMPVGLTGLAQVHGLRGDTSIEDRCRFDNHYIDHWSLWQDVCILLRTAAGLVRPTGS
- a CDS encoding glycosyltransferase family 4 protein translates to MRSPLSTDPGSVTVLHAVQPGDGGVARVVVDLVRFQRAAGLRVAVACPPGTGLSAAVRAEGAETHDWRAGRDPGPAVLRETRELARLIRTVRPGLVHAHSAKAGLCARLAVRGRIPTVYQPHAWSFEAVEGTTAALARRWERFGARWADRILCVSEAERHTGEAARVAAAWSVVHNGVDTARFATDGPPGNPAPTIVCVGRLCRQKGQDVLLAAWPAVLAEVPAARLVLVGDGPDEEALRAAAGPSVRFTGAVEDTVPWYRAADVVVLPSRWEGMALAPLEAMAAGRPVVVSDVDGARESLPPAHAPECLVPPEDPAALATALGRLLGRPELRHRLGREAHEHVLSRFDVRRTGAAVADVYRELAGVRGAEHREPIAQ